The genomic stretch AGAAATAAAAAGGTTTAAAGAAATCATTAAGGTTGCAGTAGCTAAAACAAGTATAATTTGTGTATATGTAATATGTACATTACCCAAACCTACTCCTGCAAAACCGAGGTCCGTAGTAAAGGCCTTAAATTCACCGTCCGTGAGTACCATTACCGAATTATATAACACCAGGGAGACGCCGATGGCTGTGATTAAAATGGATAATCGAGGAGCATTTAGAAGAGGGCGGTAGGCTGCACGCTGAATTAATACCCCCAGGAGGCCCACCGCAATCATGCTGAAAACCATGGATATTAAAATTCCTAGCCAGCCGGCACCAACTATACCCGATACAAATGACAGTGCTATTAATCCCACAAAAGCCCCTGCCATATAAATATCCCCATGGGCAAAGTTTAACAACTTAATAATACCGTACACCATCGAATAACCCAGTGCTATAAGGCTGTAAAAAGAACCCAGTAACAGCCCGTTTACAAGCTGTTGCAGAAAAATATCAAATGTTGACATACCCTCATCCTTCCAATTTGGCTAAGTGTGTGATTATAGGAAAGGGGGAGTTACCCCTTGAAATTAATCTCATAAGGATAACTCCCGAAATAATTGATTATTTTGTTACCTCGAAAATTTTTTACTCAATTAGCTGCCATTGCCCGCCTGTTGCTTCTAAGAGCACAAAGTTACTATTGGCGAGAGCATTATTATCGGCAATAGTGGTTTTACCTGAAATGCCCTGGAATCCTTCAGTTTCTTTTAAGGCTTTAATAATGGCATCTCCGTCTGTGGATCCGGCTCTTTCTATAGCATCTTTCATCAGATGCATTCCATCATAGGCCAGCGAAGAATAAGGTCCCGGGTCCTGGTTATAATTGGTTTTGTAGTTCTCCATAAATTCTTTGGCTGCCGGTAAATACTCTACCATGGGGTTAGAAGTACAAACAACACCCTCAGCTGCATTTCCTGCAATTTCCATTAGTTTGGGTGAATTAGAACCGTCACCAACGGCAATTTCACCTTGGAAGCCGCCCTGCCTGAGCTGCTTAATAAGGAGGGCACCGTCAGCATAATAAGCTGTCCAGTATACTGCATCCGGGTTTTTGGATTTTATGCTGGTGACCAGGGATGAAAAGTCTTGTTCGCCCTTATTGATTACTTCAAAGGCAACTACTTCATGTCCTGCTTCTTCCCATGCCTCTCTGGTTAACTTGGCCAGGTCTTCCGAGTACCCATCACCTTGGTGGACGATGGCCAGTTTTTCAACATCCCATATATCTTCGAACAATTCAAGTGCTTTTTCAGCCTGATGGAACCCTGTTCCGTTAATCTGAACGGCATTTCCAGGATTTTCGTCAATGATCTTAGTAGAGTTTGCCACCGGAATAACCTGCGGTATATTGGCGTCAGCAAATACGTTCAATGTTGGTAGTGTGGCACCTGAACTGTATCCACCCACAACGCTTACTACGTCTGATGATACCAGTTTTGTAGCAGCAGACGTCGACTGTTGTGGGTCAGCTGCTGTGTCACCCGAAATGGTAACTAATTTTTTGCCTAGAATGCCACCTTCGGCATTAATTTCGTCAGCCGCCATTTTCATGGCATTTTCCATGTCCTTGCCATAGGTAGCCTCAGAGCCGGTAAGTGGAATCATCAAACCTATTTTTATTTCGCCATCGTAGTTAATTTCTTCAGCCTGTCCTTCATTACCGCCGGGCTGTTCTTCCGCCTGTTGACCCCCACAGCCAAATAAGGTTAGAGATAACAGTAATACTAATGCAACAAGGCCAAAATACTTTTTAGACATAATGTAACCTCCCGTTTTCTTTTGTAAGACAAGCATTTTTAAGACTATTTTATTTTTCGGAACCTGCACCTCCTTTGGGTTGACAATCTTCTTGCCTCCCCTTGTTTCTACGATACCCTGCAGGAATAAATTCATTTTGTTCAGAAGCACAAGGTGCCCAATAAATTCCCCCACGGTAGATCCGCCAATATTCTCATTGAATTATGCTTGTCCCGCGCAAAAATAATAGCCGGCCTCAGAGCCACTGTTTCCGCTCTTATGCCGGCTCTCATGCAGTCTATGTTTAGAAGTTTTGCTGCTAGGCCAAATCTTACTAAATAGTCAAAAAACTATATAATATTATATCTTCCTGCGCAAGAAAAGGCAACAGTGAAGCTTATCCCGTCTACGCTATACTGAAAGCCGGGAGCTTGCTGATTCATATTGTTATCTGTTACTAATCTTATTTTACAGTAGTTTTTGGTAAAATACAATCAAATTACAGTGAAGCTACCGGCGTTATTCGTCCCCTTCCTCCTCCGGGGCAAAGCCGCGGCGCAGGGTATTTTCCACTACTACACGGGGTACGGTAAACTGCAGCAGGTAATCAGGTCCACCGGCTTTAGAACCTACTCCGGACATCTTAAAGCCGCCAAAGGGATGTCTTTCTACGATGGCAGCAGTGCAACCACGGTTGATATACAAGTTACCTACCCTAAATTCCTGCTTGGCCCGTTCAATATTCTCCGGGCTGCGTGAGAATACACCACCGGTTAGTGCGAATTGGGTGTTATTGGCTGCTCGTAAAGCCTCGTCAAAGTCACTGACTTTAATTACGCTCAGAACGGGACCGAAGATCTCTTCCTGCGCTAACCTGCTGTCCTTCTTAATCTGGTCGAATACAGTCAGCGGTGCATAATGACCTTCCATTTCCGGCATTTCCCTACACAGAAGCATACGCCCTTCCTTCTGCCCCAGGTTAATATAAGACCTTATCTTTTTTTGCGCGGCATCGTCAATTACTGCTCCCATGTACGATTCGGGCTGCTCTGCCGGGCCAATGTTAATGCTTTTTGCGGCCTCCACCAAGCGGTTGACAAACTTCTCATAATTTTCTTCTAACACTATGGCCCTGGAACAGGCTGAGCACTTTTGCCCCTGGTAGCCGAAGGCTGAATAAATTGTATGCACTACCGCTTCATCGATGTCGGCGTCGGAATCGACAATAATGGCGTTTTTACCGCCCATCTCTGCTATTACTTTTTTTATACCCATGGCGCCTTCAGGGGTCTTTGCTGCCAGCGCGTTAATTCTTAGCCCCACATCCATGGAGCCGGTAAAGGCCACGAAGGTTGTGTCCCGGTGGCAGACCAGGTAATCACCGATTTTATCTCCGGGGCCGGGCAGGAAATTCAACACTCCGTCCGGTAGGCCGGATTCAGCAAATATGCGGTATACCTCGGCCCCCACCACTGGGGATTGGGAAGCTGGTTTATAGATAACGGTATTGCCGGTGACGAGGGCGGCCGAAGTCATACCCACCGAGATGGCAAAGGGGAAGTTCCACGGGGCGATTACCACTCCTAATCCACGAGGTTCGTAAAACATGCGGCTTACTTCTCCCGGTGCCCTGCCCATGCGACGTTGAGGCGATAGACGTATCATTTCCCGGCCGTAATATTCCAGGAAATCGATTGCTTCACAAACCTCAGCATCTGCTTCGCTCCAACTTCTGCCTACTTCCAGTACTTCCAGGGCAACCAGCTCTCTGCGGCGTTTTTTTGCTATTTTAGCTGCCTTGAATAAGTAGTCCGCCCGTTCCCGGGAAGTGGTATCACGCCAGGCGGGAAAAGCTCCCCGTGCAGCGTTGACCGCTCTCTCTGCTTCTTCCTGTCCGGCAGAAGCAACAGATCCTATTATTTCAGACGGTTTATTGGGGTTAGTAGATACAATTTCTTTTCTGGTGGCCACTTCATTGCCACCAATAAACAAGGGTATTTGGTTACCTAAATTGTTCCTGACTACTTGTAGTGCCTGCTTGAAATTTTCTCTATTCTCTTCTATAGTCCAGTCAAAGACTGGTTCGTTTCGAAAGATTCCGTGGCCAGCGTATTCCGGCATGGAAACCACCGGTTGTTCAGGAGTGGGGTTTTCCTTGAGCAGTTCCAGCGGGTTGCGCAGGAGATAGTCCTTAGATGCTCCTTCAGCGAAACTCTGCCGCAGGAAGGATTCGTTAGCCGTGTTTTCTAAAAGCCGGCGTACCAGATAGGCCATGCCCGGAATCATTTCCCCAACGGGAGCGTACAGGCGCAACTTTAGCCCGGCTTTGCGCAGGGCTGTACGTACCGGTTCTGCCATGCCATAAAGCACTTGATATTCAAGGTGTTCTTCGGGGACCTGAAGTTCCTCAGCTTTTTC from Bacillota bacterium encodes the following:
- a CDS encoding branched-chain amino acid ABC transporter permease — translated: MSTFDIFLQQLVNGLLLGSFYSLIALGYSMVYGIIKLLNFAHGDIYMAGAFVGLIALSFVSGIVGAGWLGILISMVFSMIAVGLLGVLIQRAAYRPLLNAPRLSILITAIGVSLVLYNSVMVLTDGEFKAFTTDLGFAGVGLGNVHITYTQIILVLATATLMISLNLFISKTKYGKAMRAIALDKDACRLMGINVNKIIAITFFIGSALAAAAGIMAGVYYGSIHFFMGFVLGLKAFTAAVIGGIGSIPGAMIGGLVLGLLEAAGTQLPFIGSEWKDVFAFGILILLLVFKPTGILGKTETERM
- a CDS encoding branched-chain amino acid ABC transporter substrate-binding protein — its product is MSKKYFGLVALVLLLSLTLFGCGGQQAEEQPGGNEGQAEEINYDGEIKIGLMIPLTGSEATYGKDMENAMKMAADEINAEGGILGKKLVTISGDTAADPQQSTSAATKLVSSDVVSVVGGYSSGATLPTLNVFADANIPQVIPVANSTKIIDENPGNAVQINGTGFHQAEKALELFEDIWDVEKLAIVHQGDGYSEDLAKLTREAWEEAGHEVVAFEVINKGEQDFSSLVTSIKSKNPDAVYWTAYYADGALLIKQLRQGGFQGEIAVGDGSNSPKLMEIAGNAAEGVVCTSNPMVEYLPAAKEFMENYKTNYNQDPGPYSSLAYDGMHLMKDAIERAGSTDGDAIIKALKETEGFQGISGKTTIADNNALANSNFVLLEATGGQWQLIE
- the pruA gene encoding L-glutamate gamma-semialdehyde dehydrogenase yields the protein MHKEFEEKVVQRGLELYQKIEGETSSIFKKDFWTGKVMDWCMSDEAFKLQMFRFVDVFPYLSRSESVAKHLQEYFCAPDQEFPASLQWGLNKLSPNSMAAKMVAKTISSNISSMARQFISGVDAKDALPALKKIRKDGVAFTVDLLGEAVVSEKEADEYYNRYMDLVTIMAGEQQKWQPLGGGKGQLDWGHAPKVNISIKPSAMYSQMDPKNFTFSIAKAKERLRPIFRVAMREGFFVMLDLEHTLLKNLTLDLYKSLLEEEEFNSYPHTGVVIQAYLQDSEQDLLHLIEWAKEKEQRITIRLVKGAYWDAEVILAKQKNWEIPVFSNKFETDANFEKLSQILLENHDYVSFACASHNIRSIAYVMEKAEELQVPEEHLEYQVLYGMAEPVRTALRKAGLKLRLYAPVGEMIPGMAYLVRRLLENTANESFLRQSFAEGASKDYLLRNPLELLKENPTPEQPVVSMPEYAGHGIFRNEPVFDWTIEENRENFKQALQVVRNNLGNQIPLFIGGNEVATRKEIVSTNPNKPSEIIGSVASAGQEEAERAVNAARGAFPAWRDTTSRERADYLFKAAKIAKKRRRELVALEVLEVGRSWSEADAEVCEAIDFLEYYGREMIRLSPQRRMGRAPGEVSRMFYEPRGLGVVIAPWNFPFAISVGMTSAALVTGNTVIYKPASQSPVVGAEVYRIFAESGLPDGVLNFLPGPGDKIGDYLVCHRDTTFVAFTGSMDVGLRINALAAKTPEGAMGIKKVIAEMGGKNAIIVDSDADIDEAVVHTIYSAFGYQGQKCSACSRAIVLEENYEKFVNRLVEAAKSINIGPAEQPESYMGAVIDDAAQKKIRSYINLGQKEGRMLLCREMPEMEGHYAPLTVFDQIKKDSRLAQEEIFGPVLSVIKVSDFDEALRAANNTQFALTGGVFSRSPENIERAKQEFRVGNLYINRGCTAAIVERHPFGGFKMSGVGSKAGGPDYLLQFTVPRVVVENTLRRGFAPEEEGDE